Proteins encoded in a region of the Coleofasciculaceae cyanobacterium genome:
- a CDS encoding glycosyltransferase family 39 protein: protein MLNISFSERINWSKLCHRLSLGLVFIGVLVRLVQYLSNRSLWGDEVNLALNIIDRSYGELSQPLDNNQAAPLGFLWVEKLATQIGGNSEYALRLLPFIASIVSLSLFYRLVRRYSSALAAPIAIALLAGGRYTLYFATELKPYSSDLAIALILFWLLTSAPQQILPVKTRISFACLGGLAIWFSYPSIFVLAGLAGWNLVTAEKRYLAKILINRSGIYLTWLVSFGLFYFLTIANTLNNEDLNSSWESRYPDSFGDIIWLFDALGRFFYHPMGFVGVTDGIGIFAFIVGCIIWYRHNRTIFLALIAPFIATIIAAYLHKYPFRDRLILFLAPLGMIIVAEGIAFMLIKLSRVNRANAPKFAWLFGLLGIVCLCALTFPAIYRAGNLIIHPELKHEVKPVLSYVAQHNQPGDKIYVYEEGSQAFAYYLQLKNYSDLDYIYGTANFSSKEQKLSAKLRELSEDLQPLKNHPVWFILRAERPEELEILRYLDQIGQQQDAYKHTGASAYLYDLNNFN, encoded by the coding sequence GTGTTAAATATAAGTTTTTCAGAACGGATAAACTGGTCAAAACTTTGTCATCGCCTGAGTTTGGGCTTGGTTTTTATCGGTGTCTTGGTTCGCCTAGTTCAGTATCTGAGCAATCGTTCACTTTGGGGTGATGAAGTCAATCTGGCTTTGAACATTATCGATCGCTCCTACGGGGAATTATCTCAACCATTGGATAACAATCAGGCAGCACCGTTAGGATTTCTCTGGGTTGAAAAGTTAGCCACACAGATCGGGGGAAATAGTGAATATGCTTTAAGGCTATTACCCTTTATTGCCAGTATCGTATCTTTGAGTCTATTTTATCGACTGGTACGCCGATACAGCTCAGCTTTAGCTGCACCTATAGCGATCGCTTTGTTGGCTGGGGGTCGTTACACGCTTTACTTTGCTACAGAATTGAAGCCTTATTCTAGCGATCTAGCGATCGCCCTGATTTTATTTTGGTTACTAACTTCAGCGCCTCAGCAAATTTTGCCAGTAAAAACAAGAATTAGTTTTGCCTGTTTAGGCGGCTTGGCTATTTGGTTTTCTTATCCCTCCATTTTCGTTTTAGCGGGTTTGGCAGGCTGGAATCTGGTAACCGCTGAAAAAAGATACTTAGCTAAAATTCTCATCAATCGAAGCGGCATATATTTAACCTGGCTGGTTAGCTTTGGTTTATTCTATTTCCTAACCATTGCTAATACTTTAAACAACGAAGATTTAAATTCATCTTGGGAGTCGCGATATCCAGATTCTTTTGGCGATATTATCTGGTTGTTTGATGCTTTGGGCAGGTTTTTTTATCATCCAATGGGTTTTGTGGGCGTAACTGATGGGATCGGCATCTTTGCCTTTATTGTGGGCTGTATTATCTGGTATCGCCATAACCGAACTATCTTTTTAGCTTTAATTGCTCCTTTTATTGCCACCATAATTGCTGCTTACCTCCATAAATATCCTTTTCGCGATCGCTTGATTCTCTTTTTAGCTCCCTTGGGAATGATCATTGTCGCCGAAGGGATTGCGTTTATGCTGATCAAATTGAGCCGAGTTAATCGAGCTAATGCCCCAAAATTTGCTTGGCTGTTTGGCTTACTAGGAATTGTCTGTCTTTGCGCCTTAACTTTTCCCGCAATTTATCGCGCTGGCAATTTGATTATTCACCCTGAATTAAAACATGAGGTCAAACCAGTATTGAGCTATGTTGCCCAGCACAATCAACCAGGAGATAAAATTTACGTCTATGAAGAGGGAAGTCAAGCCTTTGCTTACTATCTGCAATTAAAAAACTATTCAGATTTAGATTACATTTACGGTACAGCTAACTTTTCCTCTAAGGAGCAAAAATTATCAGCTAAGCTGCGGGAATTGAGCGAAGATCTCCAACCGCTAAAAAATCATCCAGTTTGGTTTATACTCCGCGCCGAGCGTCCAGAAGAGCTAGAAATACTTCGCTATCTCGATCAAATCGGTCAGCAGCAAGATGCTTACAAACATACTGGAGCATCAGCCTATCTTTACGATTTGAATAATTTCAATTAA
- a CDS encoding GTPase, which translates to MSNSPLVSEQLDYGFLLLTHLICADKQIHSEEIKYLNELSDRANSQQTKDEMDKIFAQDPNHLTVDKIINFISTSQQSELIRQILAMAHVDGDFAFLEKELIHKIGKIWNWSEEEIDWHRQCAEKFADSRKAKVKQETLLIGEEYIKAVESCSQIAQEDYKYAELAFQKTEKTLNTLNSNLESVISRIKNNNSKGITGKEVVKQLEDSKKSFEAEIIKKLDRVKESHQAKQRALSYFTIAFMGRTKAGKSTLHSIITQDGWESIGVGKQRTTRFNRIYEWKNIRIIDTPGIGAADAGGRDDEEIAKSIVDEADVIGYVVTNDSIQETEFKFLEQLKEKAKPLIIILNLKHNLCDSKRLQHFLKNPNKLFTKDGESSISGHIDRIRRHVSKNYNDYFDIVPVMLLAAQLSSDAEHQENKDKLYKASRIQDFLDSIRESLIKHGAIRRSQTFLGSTIGSIKKPDKWITEEKQAYKSFSNTLKSKQETIREDIRKAQRDSCEYLEQQIKVIFQDLLNTIPQFSENHWEADKRELNRAWKQKIQDIRLEKRLQLSNEEAVEKFKQEIKESLKEIGRELELASKLNVGNFKLNSQDTFNIKTLLQMGGGLIVLIAAFAPLGLIAAPIGAALGAIGLGISLMSNLFTSKQEKRRKAVEQIQRSLRYQVLKQRRAIIDKAVENLEKYCSDVSKNINSYFNELLGGLNNISNQLEKAQNSLDATVNYLNCGYAKRIIDWSKDEYEPLNH; encoded by the coding sequence ATGTCTAACTCTCCACTTGTCTCAGAGCAATTAGATTACGGATTTTTATTACTTACTCATCTTATCTGTGCAGATAAACAAATTCATTCTGAAGAGATTAAATATCTTAATGAATTAAGCGATCGCGCTAACTCACAACAGACTAAAGATGAGATGGACAAGATTTTTGCACAAGATCCGAATCATCTTACCGTAGACAAAATTATAAATTTTATTTCTACAAGCCAACAATCAGAATTAATTCGACAGATTCTGGCAATGGCTCATGTTGATGGAGATTTTGCTTTTTTAGAAAAAGAGTTAATTCACAAAATAGGCAAAATTTGGAATTGGTCAGAAGAAGAAATTGATTGGCATCGACAATGCGCCGAAAAATTTGCCGATAGTCGAAAAGCGAAGGTCAAACAGGAAACACTGCTGATTGGAGAAGAATACATTAAAGCAGTTGAAAGCTGTAGCCAGATTGCTCAAGAAGATTATAAGTATGCAGAATTAGCTTTTCAGAAAACGGAAAAAACTCTCAACACTTTAAATTCTAATTTGGAATCAGTAATTAGCAGAATTAAAAACAACAATAGTAAAGGTATAACTGGCAAAGAAGTCGTCAAGCAACTTGAAGACAGTAAAAAATCTTTCGAAGCAGAAATTATTAAAAAATTAGATCGAGTTAAAGAATCGCATCAAGCCAAACAAAGAGCTTTAAGCTATTTTACTATCGCCTTCATGGGAAGAACTAAAGCAGGTAAAAGTACACTGCATTCAATTATTACCCAAGATGGTTGGGAATCAATTGGAGTAGGAAAACAGCGCACGACTCGCTTTAATCGTATTTATGAATGGAAAAACATTCGGATTATTGATACTCCTGGTATTGGTGCTGCTGATGCTGGGGGAAGAGATGATGAGGAGATTGCTAAAAGTATTGTTGATGAAGCTGATGTTATTGGTTATGTCGTTACTAATGACAGTATTCAAGAAACAGAGTTTAAGTTTTTAGAGCAATTAAAAGAAAAAGCAAAACCTTTAATTATTATTCTCAATCTTAAACATAATCTTTGCGATTCCAAACGCTTACAACACTTTCTGAAAAACCCTAATAAACTATTTACCAAGGATGGGGAAAGTAGCATTAGTGGACACATAGATCGTATTCGCCGTCATGTAAGTAAAAACTATAATGACTATTTTGATATTGTTCCTGTAATGCTGTTAGCTGCACAATTATCTAGTGATGCAGAACATCAAGAAAATAAAGATAAGCTTTATAAAGCTAGTAGAATACAAGACTTCCTTGACTCAATTCGGGAATCTTTAATTAAGCACGGTGCAATCAGGCGATCGCAAACTTTTTTAGGTTCTACTATTGGTTCAATTAAAAAACCCGATAAATGGATAACCGAAGAAAAACAAGCTTATAAAAGTTTTAGTAATACTTTAAAGTCCAAGCAAGAAACTATTCGTGAGGATATTAGAAAAGCTCAAAGAGATAGTTGTGAATATTTAGAGCAACAAATTAAAGTTATTTTTCAGGATCTTCTTAATACCATTCCTCAATTTTCCGAAAACCATTGGGAAGCAGATAAACGTGAATTAAATCGAGCTTGGAAACAAAAAATACAAGACATTAGACTTGAAAAGCGACTTCAGTTATCTAATGAGGAAGCCGTAGAGAAATTCAAGCAAGAAATCAAAGAATCATTAAAAGAGATAGGTAGAGAATTAGAGCTTGCTTCTAAATTGAATGTTGGTAACTTTAAATTAAACAGCCAAGATACATTTAATATAAAAACTTTGCTTCAGATGGGAGGAGGATTAATAGTATTGATAGCTGCTTTTGCGCCTTTAGGACTAATTGCTGCTCCCATAGGTGCTGCATTAGGAGCTATTGGTTTAGGTATAAGTTTGATGTCCAACTTGTTTACATCGAAACAAGAAAAACGCCGTAAAGCTGTAGAACAAATTCAACGTTCTCTTCGCTATCAAGTCTTGAAGCAAAGACGAGCTATTATTGACAAGGCAGTTGAAAATCTTGAAAAATATTGTTCTGATGTATCTAAAAATATCAACAGTTATTTTAATGAACTATTAGGAGGTTTAAATAATATATCAAATCAATTAGAAAAAGCACAAAATAGTCTAGATGCAACTGTTAATTATCTTAACTGTGGATATGCCAAACGCATAATTGATTGGTCAAAAGATGAATACGAACCTTTGAACCATTGA
- a CDS encoding divergent PAP2 family protein — MQEVADILHNQILLIALIACISAQGLKLIIDLITSRKLNVTYLLSPGGMPSAHSALVGALATSVGLTKGLSSAEFAIACLFAIIVMYDAAGVRQAAGKQAKILNQIIDELFQEEHNLNEERLKELLGHTPFQVLVGLSLGIGIAMVFSKYVWIVS, encoded by the coding sequence ATGCAGGAAGTTGCTGATATCTTACACAATCAGATATTGTTGATCGCACTTATAGCCTGTATTTCAGCTCAGGGATTGAAGTTAATAATTGATTTAATTACAAGTCGGAAGTTAAACGTTACTTATTTACTCTCTCCAGGCGGAATGCCGAGCGCGCACTCAGCTTTAGTTGGTGCATTGGCAACTAGTGTTGGCTTAACGAAAGGATTATCTTCCGCCGAATTTGCGATCGCCTGTCTATTTGCGATTATTGTCATGTACGATGCAGCAGGGGTTCGTCAAGCAGCGGGAAAACAGGCAAAAATACTCAATCAAATTATTGATGAATTATTTCAGGAAGAACATAACCTTAACGAAGAAAGATTAAAAGAGCTACTGGGACATACTCCTTTTCAGGTTTTAGTCGGTCTTAGCTTGGGAATTGGTATTGCCATGGTCTTTTCCAAATATGTTTGGATAGTTAGTTGA
- a CDS encoding fibronectin type III domain-containing protein, translating into MKIAKLVLLSLTIFTTIAINNLSMTFASQKQLETANEISLLSDPFLQLPTENSVNVVWFTEFKGDRHVVKYGKQLRQQAIASTTKLSRVREDRDSQLDNPQAKSFRDIWRHEAVVTGLTPNQRVPYKVESIQERQVVKSDRFTLASQPTVGTSLQILLTSDHQLMPMTTANLEQVVKTVGQVDAVFFPGDLVNIADRASEWFDDLRGGAFFPSLQGKANYKLESNGITTTYHGGQIIQHAPLFTAIGNHEVMGKVSPDSTLKQEFNQPHPRQVAKEFYQSTAKVNPTNNPRVEADWIKNNSFNTDTYEEIFTLPKSSTGGERYYATTFGDIRLISLYVTNIWRSSSLEADVQGRYKESNTDLNKPKTWGYGQHIFEPIAQGSPQYEWLTQQLQSQAYQQAKYKIVMLHHPPHTLGGNIVPPYTDPQPKLYYSEDGEVQSRYYDYPIENDYIIRDLIPLLESAGVQLVYYGHSHLWNRFQSNSGMHFLESSNVGNSYGAHLGDNRREIPTYSPQNFAATGNPHGLPPIVPNIAPLVDDSGQPLPYIASNDITVFSIFNTATGIVSSYRYDTRQPNSAAIKFDQFKLKDN; encoded by the coding sequence ATGAAAATCGCTAAACTAGTATTGCTGTCTCTGACAATCTTTACGACGATCGCTATTAATAATTTATCTATGACCTTTGCCTCTCAAAAACAGCTAGAAACAGCTAACGAGATCTCGCTTTTGAGCGATCCTTTTCTACAGTTACCTACTGAAAATAGTGTGAATGTAGTCTGGTTTACAGAATTTAAAGGCGATCGCCATGTGGTTAAATATGGGAAGCAATTAAGACAACAAGCGATCGCTAGTACCACTAAGTTAAGTCGCGTACGCGAAGATCGAGATTCTCAACTAGATAACCCTCAGGCTAAATCTTTTAGAGATATCTGGCGACACGAAGCCGTAGTTACAGGTTTAACTCCCAATCAGCGAGTACCATATAAGGTTGAAAGCATTCAGGAGCGACAAGTTGTAAAGAGCGATCGCTTTACCCTTGCCAGCCAGCCTACAGTTGGTACTTCACTTCAAATTCTCCTTACTTCCGATCATCAGTTAATGCCGATGACCACTGCTAATTTAGAACAGGTGGTAAAAACTGTCGGTCAAGTCGATGCGGTTTTTTTTCCAGGAGACTTAGTTAATATTGCCGATCGCGCGTCAGAATGGTTTGATGACCTTCGCGGTGGAGCATTTTTTCCCAGTCTGCAAGGGAAAGCCAACTATAAGCTCGAAAGTAATGGTATTACGACTACCTATCATGGAGGACAAATAATTCAGCACGCGCCTCTTTTTACCGCAATAGGCAATCACGAAGTGATGGGAAAAGTATCCCCTGATAGTACGCTCAAACAAGAATTTAACCAACCTCATCCTCGTCAGGTAGCCAAAGAATTTTATCAATCGACTGCTAAAGTCAATCCGACCAATAATCCGCGGGTAGAGGCAGACTGGATTAAGAACAATTCTTTTAACACTGATACCTACGAAGAGATTTTTACTCTGCCCAAAAGTAGCACTGGGGGGGAACGTTATTATGCGACAACCTTTGGCGATATTAGACTAATCTCGCTTTATGTTACCAATATTTGGCGTAGTTCCAGCTTAGAAGCCGATGTTCAGGGTAGATATAAAGAAAGCAATACCGACTTAAACAAGCCCAAAACCTGGGGATATGGACAACATATTTTTGAACCAATCGCCCAAGGTAGTCCTCAATATGAGTGGTTAACCCAGCAATTGCAAAGCCAAGCTTACCAGCAGGCTAAATATAAAATAGTCATGCTGCATCATCCACCCCACACCCTTGGAGGAAACATTGTTCCGCCCTATACCGATCCGCAACCCAAATTATATTACTCGGAAGATGGAGAGGTGCAGTCTCGTTATTATGATTACCCGATTGAAAATGACTATATCATTCGCGATTTAATTCCTCTTTTAGAATCGGCAGGGGTACAGCTAGTTTATTATGGACATTCCCATCTTTGGAATCGGTTTCAAAGTAATTCAGGGATGCATTTCTTAGAATCCTCGAACGTCGGTAATAGTTATGGAGCGCACTTAGGAGATAATCGACGCGAAATTCCCACCTATAGTCCGCAAAACTTTGCTGCAACGGGAAATCCCCACGGTTTACCGCCTATTGTCCCCAATATTGCTCCTTTGGTTGATGATTCTGGGCAACCGTTACCCTATATTGCCAGTAACGATATTACAGTCTTTAGTATTTTTAATACCGCAACAGGAATAGTTAGTAGCTATCGCTATGATACTCGTCAGCCAAATTCTGCCGCGATTAAGTTTGACCAGTTTAAGCTTAAAGACAACTAA
- a CDS encoding RNA-binding protein hfq — translation MTEFDTALPGVRQIQNFIQEKQEVELKLITDDLVIGKITWQDADCLCLMDHYNQQTLIWRQALVYLKAKG, via the coding sequence ATGACTGAATTTGATACTGCTTTACCTGGCGTAAGACAAATCCAAAACTTTATTCAAGAAAAGCAGGAAGTTGAACTCAAGCTAATTACCGACGATTTAGTCATTGGCAAAATTACTTGGCAAGATGCTGATTGTCTCTGTTTAATGGATCATTACAACCAGCAAACGCTCATTTGGCGACAAGCATTAGTTTATCTCAAAGCCAAAGGATAA
- a CDS encoding farnesyl diphosphate synthase → MVQADKKPRESETLTIFDLNSYLKQQKAIVEQALEHSITVARPEKIYEAMRYSLLAGGKRLRPILCLATCNLTGGRSEMAMPTACALEMIHTMSLIHDDLPAMDNDDFRRGKPTNHKVYGDDIAILAGDGLLAYAFEYVATQTRNVEPQNILRVVACLGRTVGAAGLVGGQVLDLESEGKTDITAETLSFIHTHKTGALLEASVVSGAILANASEADINRLSQYAQNIGLAFQIIDDILDITATDEQLGKTAGKDLEAQKATYPSLWGLEKSRLKAQELVDSAIGQLSVYGVKAEPLRAVANYIVTRDR, encoded by the coding sequence ATGGTACAAGCCGATAAGAAACCCAGAGAGTCAGAAACACTTACCATATTTGACTTGAACAGCTATTTAAAACAGCAAAAAGCGATAGTTGAACAGGCATTAGAGCACTCAATTACAGTGGCTAGACCCGAAAAGATATATGAGGCAATGCGCTATTCTTTGCTTGCTGGTGGCAAAAGGCTACGTCCGATTCTGTGTTTGGCAACTTGCAATCTGACTGGTGGCAGGTCAGAAATGGCAATGCCAACTGCCTGTGCTTTGGAAATGATTCATACGATGTCGCTAATTCACGACGATCTTCCCGCAATGGATAATGACGATTTTCGTCGGGGTAAACCAACTAACCATAAAGTGTACGGGGATGATATCGCGATTTTGGCAGGAGATGGTTTATTGGCTTATGCTTTTGAATATGTTGCTACCCAAACTAGAAATGTCGAACCCCAAAATATTCTGCGGGTGGTAGCTTGTTTAGGTCGTACTGTAGGTGCTGCAGGTTTAGTTGGCGGGCAGGTATTAGATCTAGAATCTGAAGGGAAAACAGATATTACCGCCGAGACTTTGAGCTTTATTCATACTCATAAAACAGGGGCGTTATTAGAAGCATCGGTTGTGTCTGGAGCCATACTAGCTAATGCTTCAGAAGCAGACATAAATCGACTATCGCAGTATGCTCAAAATATTGGTCTAGCTTTTCAGATAATTGATGATATTTTAGATATTACGGCCACAGATGAACAGTTAGGCAAAACTGCGGGTAAAGACCTAGAGGCGCAAAAAGCTACTTATCCTAGTTTATGGGGGTTAGAAAAATCCCGGCTCAAAGCACAGGAATTAGTGGATAGTGCGATCGGCCAGTTATCTGTATATGGGGTAAAAGCTGAGCCACTAAGAGCCGTAGCTAACTACATAGTGACTCGCGATCGCTGA
- the dapF gene encoding diaminopimelate epimerase encodes MVIEFSKYQGLGNDFILIDNRHNSEPIIDPEQAIKMCDRHFGIGGDGVIFVLPGTEKTDYTMRIYNCDGSEPEMCGNGIRCLAKFIAQLEGNSAVNQSYKIQTLAGVIVPKLTSNGEVTVDMGEPELTAAKIPTTLGAVEGKVIAQPLEVGDRTWSVTTVNMGNPHCITFVEDSDAIALEEIGPLFEHHSAFPQRTNTEFIQVIRPDYVKMRVWERGAGITLACGTGACASVVAGVLNNMCARSCTVELPGGCLQINWSAADNRVYMTGPATEVFTGKYF; translated from the coding sequence ATGGTAATCGAGTTTAGCAAATACCAGGGATTAGGCAATGATTTTATTTTGATTGATAATCGCCATAATAGCGAACCAATTATTGACCCTGAACAAGCAATCAAAATGTGTGATCGGCATTTTGGTATTGGCGGTGATGGCGTAATTTTTGTGCTACCAGGAACAGAAAAGACAGATTACACCATGAGAATATACAATTGTGATGGTTCTGAACCAGAAATGTGTGGCAATGGCATCCGCTGTCTGGCGAAGTTTATTGCCCAACTAGAAGGAAATTCAGCAGTTAATCAGTCTTATAAAATTCAGACCCTAGCAGGGGTAATTGTTCCTAAGCTAACCAGCAATGGCGAGGTTACGGTAGACATGGGAGAACCCGAATTAACCGCAGCCAAAATCCCCACTACGCTTGGCGCTGTTGAGGGCAAGGTTATTGCCCAACCTCTAGAAGTTGGCGATCGCACTTGGTCGGTTACCACTGTCAACATGGGAAATCCTCACTGTATTACTTTTGTTGAAGACAGCGACGCGATCGCCCTAGAAGAAATTGGCCCCCTGTTTGAACATCATTCCGCCTTTCCCCAGCGTACCAATACCGAGTTTATTCAAGTAATCAGACCAGACTACGTTAAGATGCGCGTTTGGGAACGAGGTGCTGGAATTACCCTCGCCTGCGGTACTGGCGCTTGTGCCTCGGTGGTAGCTGGAGTGTTAAATAATATGTGCGCTCGCTCCTGCACAGTAGAACTACCTGGAGGATGTTTACAGATTAATTGGTCCGCAGCCGATAATCGGGTTTATATGACAGGTCCAGCTACCGAAGTATTTACAGGTAAGTATTTCTAA
- a CDS encoding GTPase: protein MLSHNSNENLHHIKEKLEQDLKNYQREGLISVAFVGQYSAGKSTIISALTGKRDIKIDADIATDKTTAYNWNDIKIIDTPGLFTERKDHDAITYEAIDQADLLVFSLTYMLFDSLTVENFKKLAYEKGYAWKMMLVVNKMSDEAGEEAEKIVNYRHSLAEAVKPYSLDDFPVCFIDAKDYCDGIDEDDEFLCEISRFETFIQELNQFVERRGFLAKLDTPVRIALSAVNEAQAELTRNSGGDSTYFEILNQLSRQVKNERNRVKIKIQSIALKQASAIAQSGVELANYVGKVSSETEWEYKLKTINLEAEQYYEKAGREMQAVVDIAVEDIKQEVEKVLEGDLVQAYIAYIQKSLDIFVNHIYEGINIDALREQFSKLNGIAEFAGANILKNASRGFLNTAGKKVFLRGIDVAGGGLHQRVLGMGKAIGFKFKPWQAVGMAKNIGNFAKCLGPIFAVGALGLDLLEVSKERKLEQDMADARWQITSQFQKLAKDLEHQVEIQFYEFDRQVYGEIEQKIAEARKQNEQAIASSNIWLKELLEVRAAFNQILAKISSFIVMPNIKTQD from the coding sequence TTGCTGTCACACAACTCAAATGAAAATCTCCATCATATCAAAGAAAAATTAGAGCAAGATTTAAAGAATTATCAACGAGAAGGATTAATTAGTGTTGCTTTTGTCGGACAATACAGCGCAGGTAAATCAACCATAATTTCAGCACTTACAGGCAAAAGAGATATTAAAATTGATGCCGATATTGCTACAGATAAAACCACTGCTTATAACTGGAATGATATCAAGATAATTGATACACCTGGGCTATTTACAGAGCGTAAAGATCATGATGCTATTACTTATGAGGCAATTGATCAAGCTGATTTATTAGTTTTCTCTCTGACTTATATGCTGTTTGATTCTCTTACGGTAGAGAACTTTAAAAAGCTAGCTTATGAAAAAGGCTATGCTTGGAAAATGATGCTGGTAGTTAATAAAATGTCTGATGAAGCAGGAGAAGAAGCAGAAAAAATTGTCAACTATCGTCACAGTTTGGCAGAAGCAGTCAAGCCTTATTCTCTTGATGATTTTCCTGTTTGTTTTATTGATGCTAAAGACTATTGCGATGGAATTGATGAAGATGATGAATTTTTATGTGAAATTAGTCGTTTTGAAACCTTTATTCAAGAATTAAATCAGTTTGTTGAACGTCGTGGTTTTTTAGCAAAATTAGATACTCCCGTTCGTATCGCCTTGAGTGCAGTTAACGAAGCACAAGCCGAACTTACTCGTAACTCTGGTGGAGATTCAACATATTTTGAAATTCTCAATCAGTTATCTCGTCAAGTAAAAAATGAACGTAACCGTGTCAAAATCAAAATTCAAAGTATTGCTTTAAAACAAGCTTCAGCAATTGCTCAATCAGGAGTAGAATTAGCTAACTATGTTGGCAAAGTTAGTAGTGAAACGGAATGGGAATACAAGCTGAAAACAATTAATTTAGAAGCAGAACAATACTATGAAAAAGCTGGACGAGAAATGCAAGCTGTCGTTGATATAGCAGTAGAAGATATAAAGCAAGAAGTAGAAAAAGTATTAGAAGGTGATTTAGTTCAAGCTTATATTGCCTATATTCAGAAGTCCTTAGATATATTTGTAAATCACATATATGAGGGAATTAATATTGACGCATTAAGAGAGCAGTTTAGTAAGTTAAATGGTATTGCTGAATTTGCAGGTGCGAATATTTTGAAAAATGCCAGTAGAGGTTTCTTAAACACTGCTGGTAAAAAAGTTTTTTTACGGGGCATTGATGTTGCTGGCGGTGGCTTACATCAAAGAGTTTTAGGTATGGGTAAAGCTATCGGCTTCAAGTTTAAACCTTGGCAAGCGGTGGGAATGGCTAAAAATATTGGTAACTTTGCTAAATGTTTAGGTCCAATTTTTGCGGTAGGTGCTTTGGGTTTAGATCTACTCGAAGTATCTAAAGAAAGAAAACTCGAACAAGATATGGCTGATGCACGTTGGCAAATTACTAGTCAATTTCAAAAACTAGCCAAAGACTTAGAACATCAGGTAGAAATTCAATTTTACGAATTTGATCGACAAGTTTATGGAGAAATTGAACAAAAAATTGCTGAAGCAAGAAAACAAAATGAACAAGCGATCGCATCATCAAATATTTGGTTAAAAGAACTGTTAGAAGTTCGTGCAGCTTTTAACCAAATATTGGCCAAAATTAGTTCATTTATAGTCATGCCCAATATAAAAACACAGGATTAG
- a CDS encoding sulfotransferase family 2 domain-containing protein — MNTSYQSLSLNPQARTQKVIVAHYHLFKNAGTSVDAILAKNFGSNWSKIEFDKIDRQSNSQLVQNWLSNHQSISAFSSHTALFPLPTIANISLIPIVFLRHPIARLWSVYKFERKHKKILNESIKLAQEHDFTGYLNYQLDQTHNRSCRNFQTYRFSWLNPQQNLTELQQALHGLDSLPIVGIVEEFDLSMKRYQQAIAQYYPSFQVKSVHKNITSQPNLSLAEKLDLIRSNLDRATYQKLLDSNCDDLKLYQAAKRKLLNSKVTKAYLSCL, encoded by the coding sequence ATGAATACTAGTTATCAATCCCTGTCTTTAAATCCACAAGCTCGCACTCAAAAAGTTATTGTGGCTCATTATCATCTATTTAAAAATGCTGGAACATCTGTAGACGCTATTTTAGCCAAGAATTTTGGCTCGAATTGGAGCAAGATTGAGTTTGACAAGATCGATCGCCAATCAAATTCTCAGCTAGTGCAAAATTGGCTATCAAATCATCAGTCAATCTCGGCTTTTTCATCTCATACCGCTCTATTTCCTTTGCCGACTATAGCTAATATTTCTCTGATACCGATTGTCTTTCTACGCCATCCAATCGCTCGCCTCTGGTCTGTCTATAAATTTGAACGCAAGCATAAAAAGATTCTCAATGAAAGTATCAAACTAGCTCAAGAACATGATTTTACTGGCTATCTCAACTATCAATTAGACCAGACTCACAATAGATCCTGTCGCAATTTTCAGACCTATAGATTTTCTTGGTTAAATCCTCAACAAAACTTGACCGAATTACAACAGGCGTTGCATGGTTTAGATTCTTTGCCCATAGTAGGAATTGTCGAGGAGTTTGACTTATCAATGAAGCGTTATCAACAGGCGATCGCTCAATATTACCCATCTTTTCAGGTAAAATCGGTACATAAAAACATTACCTCTCAGCCAAACTTATCTTTAGCCGAAAAACTCGATCTGATTCGTTCCAATTTAGATCGGGCAACCTATCAAAAATTGCTTGACTCTAATTGTGACGACCTTAAACTATATCAAGCAGCTAAGCGCAAATTATTGAACTCCAAGGTAACAAAAGCTTACCTTAGTTGTCTTTAA